One part of the Anaerolineales bacterium genome encodes these proteins:
- the metG gene encoding methionine--tRNA ligase: protein MSKHILVAVAWPYANADIHVGNLTGSYLPADIFARYHRLKGNQVLMVSGSDAHGTPITVKSDAEGVSPEVVYHRYHAGFIDLFQKLGLQYDLFTSTHTQNHFKVSQAMFTALKARGYLYTEEQQQWYSSSLRKFLPDRYVEGTCYICGFEGARGDQCDNCGNVLDSTQLINPRAKEDGSSPELRTTTHYFLDLGQLEAPVVRFLEERQGYWRPNVVNRSLGWIRKERLHGRPITRDLDWGIPVPEEGWETKRLYVWFEAVIGYLSAAIEWATLSGQPEAWHRWWTDPEARAYYFLGKDNIDFHAIMWPAELIGVADEFARIFEGTEGKSLTLPYDVPANEFMNMENRKISGSRNWGVWGLDFLSRYDADPLRYYLTVNMPETSDSNWDWDDFVRRNNNELVATWGNLANRVLSFAAKHWDGKVPQPGALRPADEALLAIVEDGFDSVGELIESVKLRGALAEAMRLAAEVNRYLDEQAPWAQVKTDKDAAAITIYTALRAIDNLKLLLAPFLPHSCEALHSMLGYHAPLFGEQYTESIADNLGEHQALRYRAAAIPGHWRPSRLEGGRQLRQPGPLYKKLEPEIADQERARLGGGAT, encoded by the coding sequence ATGAGCAAACACATTCTCGTGGCCGTTGCCTGGCCATATGCCAATGCTGATATCCACGTCGGCAACCTCACCGGCTCGTACCTGCCTGCCGACATCTTCGCACGCTACCACCGCCTGAAGGGCAACCAGGTGCTCATGGTCTCCGGCTCGGATGCGCACGGTACGCCCATCACCGTCAAATCAGACGCCGAGGGCGTAAGCCCCGAGGTGGTCTACCACCGTTACCACGCCGGCTTCATTGACCTGTTCCAGAAGCTGGGCCTGCAATACGACCTGTTCACCAGCACGCATACCCAGAACCATTTCAAGGTCTCGCAGGCCATGTTCACCGCCCTGAAAGCGCGCGGCTACCTATACACCGAGGAGCAGCAGCAGTGGTATTCGTCCAGCCTGCGCAAGTTCCTGCCTGACCGCTATGTGGAAGGCACGTGCTACATCTGCGGCTTCGAAGGCGCCCGCGGTGACCAGTGCGACAACTGCGGCAACGTGCTCGACTCGACCCAACTGATCAACCCACGCGCCAAAGAAGATGGCTCCAGCCCGGAGCTGCGCACCACGACCCACTACTTCCTTGACCTGGGGCAGCTGGAGGCGCCGGTAGTGCGCTTCCTTGAAGAGCGCCAGGGCTACTGGCGCCCCAATGTGGTCAACCGCTCGCTGGGTTGGATCCGCAAAGAGCGCCTGCACGGCCGCCCCATCACGCGTGACCTCGACTGGGGTATCCCCGTGCCTGAGGAAGGCTGGGAGACCAAACGCCTCTACGTCTGGTTCGAGGCGGTCATCGGCTACCTCTCCGCCGCCATCGAATGGGCCACCCTTAGCGGCCAGCCCGAAGCCTGGCACCGCTGGTGGACCGATCCCGAAGCGCGCGCCTACTACTTTCTGGGCAAGGACAACATTGATTTCCACGCCATCATGTGGCCGGCGGAGCTGATCGGCGTGGCTGACGAATTTGCACGCATCTTCGAAGGCACGGAAGGCAAATCGCTCACCCTGCCCTATGATGTGCCGGCCAACGAATTCATGAACATGGAGAACCGCAAGATCTCCGGCAGCCGCAACTGGGGCGTGTGGGGGTTGGATTTTCTCAGCCGTTACGACGCGGACCCGCTGCGCTATTACCTGACCGTCAACATGCCTGAGACCAGCGACTCAAACTGGGACTGGGATGATTTTGTGCGCCGCAACAATAACGAGCTTGTCGCTACCTGGGGCAATCTGGCCAACCGCGTGCTCTCCTTCGCCGCCAAACACTGGGACGGCAAAGTGCCCCAGCCCGGCGCACTGCGCCCGGCTGACGAAGCGCTGCTGGCGATCGTCGAGGACGGCTTTGACAGCGTCGGTGAGCTCATCGAGAGCGTAAAGCTGCGCGGCGCCCTGGCCGAAGCCATGCGCCTGGCCGCCGAAGTCAACCGCTATCTGGATGAGCAGGCGCCCTGGGCGCAGGTCAAGACCGATAAGGACGCCGCGGCGATCACCATCTACACTGCCCTGCGCGCCATTGATAATCTCAAGCTGCTGCTGGCGCCTTTCCTCCCGCACAGTTGCGAAGCGCTGCACAGCATGCTGGGCTATCACGCCCCGCTGTTCGGCGAGCAGTACACCGAAAGCATTGCCGACAACCTGGGCGAGCACCAGGCGCTGCGCTACCGCGCCGCGGCTATCCCCGGCCACTGGCGCCCCAGCAGGCTGGAGGGCGGCCGCCAACTGCGCCAGCCCGGCCCACTGTACAAGAAGCTTGAACCCGAGATCGCCGATCAGGAACGTGCCCGCTTGGGCGGAGGCGCCACATAG
- a CDS encoding DUF2029 domain-containing protein has protein sequence MLVVLGIVLLALLFYLNAYVGFGKGQPEFNDYMLVHMAGKALQHGLDLYDPAQWDAAHRLFGNGYTDNAVFIYPPPMALIYAPFSFLPVKAGEIAWLFFGQLLLAVSSYWLLRGVQFKEPRRFALVVACIVLFLPTINAWWSRQPSFLLLLFLATAYMLLMRRKDWAAGAFLALAALRPSPVLFLAWAIMGWALAHRRWRVWISTAASAVALYFISELVRPGWLQVWLEHTVGASGKLPAFQAYVPTLWGLVAEFGAPAWSLFGGVLAVGLSIFSVWWMRRYKHTNLTSVMLLFVPLSLFLSPYAWNYDFVLLLIPLLLAIRHAEHSAPELRRRLWPWLLALMLALPYALRMIALLRGRDTLSALLPLAVWALGLWVVSTPYARDPRGTLPPGGVERRRRGKARPARKTSARAKASR, from the coding sequence GTGCTGGTTGTGTTGGGCATTGTGCTGTTGGCGCTGCTCTTCTATCTCAATGCGTATGTGGGTTTTGGCAAAGGCCAGCCCGAGTTCAATGACTACATGCTGGTGCACATGGCCGGCAAAGCGCTGCAACACGGGCTGGACCTGTACGACCCGGCTCAGTGGGATGCGGCTCATCGCCTATTCGGCAATGGCTACACCGATAACGCTGTATTCATCTACCCGCCGCCCATGGCGCTCATCTACGCGCCGTTCTCGTTCCTGCCGGTAAAGGCGGGCGAGATTGCCTGGCTGTTCTTCGGGCAGTTGCTGCTGGCTGTCTCGAGCTACTGGTTGTTGCGCGGAGTGCAGTTTAAAGAACCGCGGCGCTTTGCCCTGGTGGTAGCGTGCATCGTGCTGTTCCTGCCTACGATCAACGCCTGGTGGTCGCGCCAGCCCTCTTTCCTGCTGTTGCTCTTTCTCGCGACTGCGTACATGCTGCTGATGCGCCGCAAGGACTGGGCGGCAGGCGCCTTCCTGGCGTTGGCCGCCCTGCGCCCGAGCCCGGTGCTGTTCCTGGCCTGGGCCATCATGGGCTGGGCGCTGGCCCACCGCCGCTGGCGGGTGTGGATCAGCACCGCCGCCAGCGCGGTGGCTCTGTACTTCATCAGCGAACTGGTGCGGCCCGGCTGGCTTCAGGTCTGGCTGGAGCACACGGTGGGCGCCAGCGGCAAGCTGCCGGCCTTCCAGGCCTACGTACCCACGCTGTGGGGCTTGGTGGCCGAATTTGGCGCGCCGGCCTGGTCGCTATTCGGCGGCGTGCTGGCCGTTGGGCTGTCCATCTTCTCGGTGTGGTGGATGCGCCGCTACAAGCACACCAATCTGACCTCAGTGATGCTGCTGTTCGTACCGCTCTCGCTTTTCCTGTCCCCCTATGCCTGGAACTATGACTTTGTTCTGCTGCTGATCCCGCTGCTACTGGCCATTCGCCACGCCGAGCATTCGGCGCCCGAGCTGCGCCGGCGCCTGTGGCCCTGGCTGCTTGCGCTCATGCTGGCCCTGCCCTATGCACTGCGCATGATCGCCCTCCTACGCGGGCGCGATACACTGAGCGCGCTGCTGCCGCTGGCCGTTTGGGCACTGGGGCTGTGGGTAGTGAGCACGCCGTACGCGCGTGACCCGCGCGGTACACTGCCGCCCGGCGGCGTGGAGCGGAGGCGGCGGGGCAAGGCCCGGCCTGCACGCAAAACCAGTGCCAGAGCAAAAGCTTCACGCTAA